In one window of Vulpes vulpes isolate BD-2025 chromosome 1, VulVul3, whole genome shotgun sequence DNA:
- the RUBCN gene encoding run domain Beclin-1-interacting and cysteine-rich domain-containing protein isoform X29, whose product MRPEGAGMDLGGCEERLPEASRREHWQLLGNLKTTVEGLVSANSPNVWSKYGGLERLCRDMQSILYHGLIHDQVCCRQTDYWQFVKDIRWLSPHSALHVEKFISLHENSQSSTDGVSEHAVAELWLQHSLQCHCLSAQLRPLLGDKQYIRKFYTDTAFLLSNAHVTAMLQCLEAVEQNNPRLLAQIDASMFARKHESPLLVTKSQSLTALPGSTYTPPTSYAQHSYFGSFSSLHQSVPNHGSERRSTSLSLSGPPRKPQESREHVSPAQDQAFQASLLPVSALARDSSSTPNEMSSSTLTSPLEASWVSSQNDSPSDASEGPEYLAIGNLDPRGRTASCQSHSSNAESSSSNLFSSSSSQKPDSAASSLGEQEGDGQSQLSSILRRSSFSEGQTLPATSGTKKSHTRSHSDTNIASRGASESCNDKSKLRGPLPYSGQSSEVSTPSSLYMEYEGGQYLCSGEGMFRRPSEGQSLISYLSEQDFGSCADLEKENAHFSISESLIAAIELMKCNMMSQCLEEEEEEEEDSDREIQELKQKIRLRRQQIRTKNLLPVYQETEHGSFRVTSSSSQFSSRDSTQFSDSGSADEVDEFEIQDGSEGSNLTHMSKNGLSVSMASMFSDADIRRSTASHSKSFTSSQPFSHCFLHSTSAEAVAMGLLKQFEGMQLPAASELEWLVPEHDAPQKLLPIPDSLPISPDDGQHADIYKLRIRVRGNLEWAPPRPQIIFNVHPAPTRKIAVAKQNYRCAGCGIRTDPDYIKRLRYCEYLGKYFCQCCHENAQVVIPSRVLRKWDFSKYYVSNFSKDLLIKIWNDPLFNVQDINSALYRKVKLLNQVRLLRIQLYHMKNMFKTCRLAKELLDSFDTVPGHLTEDLHLYSLNDLTATRKGELGPRLAELTRAGAAHVERCMLCQAKGFICEFCQNEEDIIFPFELHKCRTCEECKACYHKACFKSGSCPRCERLQARRELLAKQSLESYMSDYEEEPTEALALEATVLEAT is encoded by the exons GAGGGAGCACTGGCAGTTGCTGGGTAATTTGAAGACTACTGTGGAGGGTTTGGTGTCAGCCAACAGTCCGAACGTCTGGTCCAAGTATGGTGGCCTGGAGCGGCTTTGCAGGGACATGCAGAGCATCCTCTATCATGGGCTCATCCATGACCAG GTGTGTTGCCGCCAGACTGATTACTGGCAGTTTGTGAAGGACATCCGCTGGCTCAGTCCCCACTCAGCCCTTCATGTGGAGAAG TTCATCAGCTTACACGAGAATAGCCAGAGCAGCACTGATGGTGTGAGTGAGCATGCTGTTGCTGAATTGTGGCTGCAGCACAGCTTGCAGTGCCACTGTCTCTCCGCCCAGCTCCGACCACTGCTCGGGGACAAGCAGTATATCAGAAAATTCTACACAG ATACTGCTTTCCTGCTAAGCAACGCCCACGTCACGGCCATGCTCCAGTGCCTGGAAGCAGTTGAACAGAACAACCCCCGCCTCCTGGCTCAGATTGATGCATCTATG TTTGCCAGAAAGCATGAGAGCCCGCTGCTGGTAACAAAGAGCCAGAGCCTGACAGCCCTGCCCGGTTCCACATACACCCCTCCGACCAGCTATGCTCAGCATTCCTACTTTGGGTCCTTCTCTAGCCTCCACCAGTCCGTACCCAACCACGGCTCAG AAAGAAGATCTACTTCCTTGTCACTCTCTGGCCCTCCCCGAAAACCTCAAGAAAGCAGAGAGCACGTCTCACCGGCACAGGATCAAGCCTTCCAAGCCTCCCTGCTTCCAGTCTCTGCATTAGCCAGGGATTCCTCCTCAACCCCAAATGAGATGAGCTCTAGCACTCTGACCAGCCCCCTAGAAGCATCCTGGGTCAGCAGCCAGAATGATTCCCCAAGTGATGCCAGCGAGGGGCCCGAGTACTTGGCCATTGGCAACCTGGACCCCCGAGGCCGGACTGCCAGCTGTCAGAGTCACAGCAGCAATGCTGAGAGCAGCAGCTCCAACTTGTTCTCCTCCAGCAGCTCGCAGAAGCCAGATTCTGCTGCTTCTTCCCTAGGCGAGCAGGAAGGAGACGGGCAGAGCCAGCTGTCCAGCATCCTTCGCAGGTCCAGCTTCTCGGAAGGGCAGACACTCCCTGCCACCAGTGGAACAAAAAAGAGCCACACTCGCTCCCATTCAGATACCAACATTGCCTCCAGAGGAGCCTCAG AATCCTGCAATGATAAGTCGAAGTTGAGAGGCCCCTTGCCTTACTCTGGCCAAAGCAGTGAAGTCAGCACACCCAGCTCTCTGTACATGGAGTATG AGGGTGGTCAGTACCTGTGCTCAGGGGAGGGCATGTTCCGAAGACCATCAGAAGGACAGTCCCTCATCAGTTACCTGTCGGAGCAAGACTTTGGAAGCTGTGCAGACCTGGAAAAG GAGAATGCCCACTTCAGCATCTCAGAGTCCTTGATTGCTGCCATTGAGCTAATGAAGTGCAATATGATGAGCCAGTGCctagaagaggaggaagaagaggaggaagacagcGATAGAGAGATCCAGGAACTGAAGCAGAAGATCCGCCTTCGTCGCCAGCAGATCCGCACCAAGAACCTTCTCCCCGTGTACCAGGAGACAGAGCATGGAA GCTTTCGGGTCACTTCTAGCAGCTCCCAGTTCAGCTCACGTGATTCAACACAGTTCTCTGACTCCGGCTCTGCTGATGAGGTTGATGAATTTGAAATTCAAG ATGGTAGCGAAGGATCTAACCTGACTCACATGTCAAAGAATGGACTCTCAGTGTCAATGGCCTCGATGTTTTCAG ATGCTGACATCAGAAGGAGCACAGCCTCACACAGCAAATCCTTCACTTCCTCCCAACCCTt CTCCCACTGCTTCCTTCACTCCACATCTGCAGAGGCAGTGGCCATGGGACTCCTGAAGCAGTTCGAAGGCATGCAACTCCCAGCTGCCTCAGAGCTAGAATGGCTAGTTCCAGAGCATGATGCCCCTCAGAAG CTCCTGCCCATCCCGGACTCACTGCCCATCTCACCAGACGACGGGCAGCACGCTGACATCTACAAGCTGCGGATTCGTGTTCGTGGCAACCTGGAGTGGGCCCCACCCCGACCTCAGATCATTTTCAATGTTCATCCAGCCCCGAC GAGGAAGATTGCTGTGGCCAAGCAGAATTACCGCTGTGCCGGGTGCGGCATTCGGACTGACCCTG ATTACATCAAGCGGCTGCGGTACTGTGAGTACTTGGGCAAGTACTTCTGCCAGTGCTGCCATGAAAATGCCCAGGTGGTCATCCCCAGCCGCGTTCTGCGCAAGTGGGACTTCAGCAAGTACTATGTCAGCAATTTCTCCAAGGACCTGCTCATCAAGATCTGGAATGACCCTCTCTTCAACGTGCAGGACATCAACAGTGCCCTCTATCGGAAGGTCAAGCTGCTCAACCAAGTCCGG CTGCTGCGGATCCAGCTGTATCACATGAAGAACATGTTCAAGACATGCCGACTGGCCAAAGA GCTTCTGGATTCCTTTGACACAGTTCCCGGCCACCTGACCGAGGATCTCCACCTGTACTCACTGAATGACCTGACTGCAACCAGGAAGGGGGAGTTGGGACCCCGGCTCGCTGAGCTCaccagggcaggggctgcccaCGTAGAGCGATGCATG CTCTGCCAAGCCAAGGGCTTCATCTGTGAGTTCTGTCAGAATGAGGAGGACATCATCTTTCCTTTTGAGCTCCATAAGTGCCGGACCTGTGAAG AATGTAAAGCGTGTTACCATAAAGCTTGCTTCAAGTCTGGAAGCTGTCCCCGGTGCGAGCGGCTGCAGGCCCGGCGGGAATTGCTGGCCAAACAGAGCCTGGAGTCTTACATGTCAGACTATGAGGAGGAACCCACTGAAGCCTTGGCCCTCGAGGCCACTGTTCTGGAGGCCACCTGA
- the RUBCN gene encoding run domain Beclin-1-interacting and cysteine-rich domain-containing protein isoform X42: MRPEGAGMDLGGCEERLPEASRREHWQLLGNLKTTVEGLVSANSPNVWSKYGGLERLCRDMQSILYHGLIHDQVCCRQTDYWQFVKDIRWLSPHSALHVEKFISLHENSQSSTDGVSEHAVAELWLQHSLQCHCLSAQLRPLLGDKQYIRKFYTDTAFLLSNAHVTAMLQCLEAVEQNNPRLLAQIDASMFARKHESPLLVTKSQSLTALPGSTYTPPTSYAQHSYFGSFSSLHQSVPNHGSERRSTSLSLSGPPRKPQESREHVSPAQDQAFQASLLPVSALARDSSSTPNEMSSSTLTSPLEASWVSSQNDSPSDASEGPEYLAIGNLDPRGRTASCQSHSSNAESSSSNLFSSSSSQKPDSAASSLGEQEGDGQSQLSSILRRSSFSEGQTLPATSGTKKSHTRSHSDTNIASRGASESCNDKSKLRGPLPYSGQSSEVSTPSSLYMEYEGGQYLCSGEGMFRRPSEGQSLISYLSEQDFGSCADLEKENAHFSISESLIAAIELMKCNMMSQCLEEEEEEEEDSDREIQELKQKIRLRRQQIRTKNLLPVYQETEHGSFRVTSSSSQFSSRDSTQFSDSGSADEVDEFEIQDADIRRSTASHSKSFTSSQPFSHCFLHSTSAEAVAMGLLKQFEGMQLPAASELEWLVPEHDAPQKLLPIPDSLPISPDDGQHADIYKLRIRVRGNLEWAPPRPQIIFNVHPAPTRKIAVAKQNYRCAGCGIRTDPDYIKRLRYCEYLGKYFCQCCHENAQVVIPSRVLRKWDFSKYYVSNFSKDLLIKIWNDPLFNVQDINSALYRKVKLLNQVRLLRIQLYHMKNMFKTCRLAKELLDSFDTVPGHLTEDLHLYSLNDLTATRKGELGPRLAELTRAGAAHVERCMLCQAKGFICEFCQNEEDIIFPFELHKCRTCEECKACYHKACFKSGSCPRCERLQARRELLAKQSLESYMSDYEEEPTEALALEATVLEAT, encoded by the exons GAGGGAGCACTGGCAGTTGCTGGGTAATTTGAAGACTACTGTGGAGGGTTTGGTGTCAGCCAACAGTCCGAACGTCTGGTCCAAGTATGGTGGCCTGGAGCGGCTTTGCAGGGACATGCAGAGCATCCTCTATCATGGGCTCATCCATGACCAG GTGTGTTGCCGCCAGACTGATTACTGGCAGTTTGTGAAGGACATCCGCTGGCTCAGTCCCCACTCAGCCCTTCATGTGGAGAAG TTCATCAGCTTACACGAGAATAGCCAGAGCAGCACTGATGGTGTGAGTGAGCATGCTGTTGCTGAATTGTGGCTGCAGCACAGCTTGCAGTGCCACTGTCTCTCCGCCCAGCTCCGACCACTGCTCGGGGACAAGCAGTATATCAGAAAATTCTACACAG ATACTGCTTTCCTGCTAAGCAACGCCCACGTCACGGCCATGCTCCAGTGCCTGGAAGCAGTTGAACAGAACAACCCCCGCCTCCTGGCTCAGATTGATGCATCTATG TTTGCCAGAAAGCATGAGAGCCCGCTGCTGGTAACAAAGAGCCAGAGCCTGACAGCCCTGCCCGGTTCCACATACACCCCTCCGACCAGCTATGCTCAGCATTCCTACTTTGGGTCCTTCTCTAGCCTCCACCAGTCCGTACCCAACCACGGCTCAG AAAGAAGATCTACTTCCTTGTCACTCTCTGGCCCTCCCCGAAAACCTCAAGAAAGCAGAGAGCACGTCTCACCGGCACAGGATCAAGCCTTCCAAGCCTCCCTGCTTCCAGTCTCTGCATTAGCCAGGGATTCCTCCTCAACCCCAAATGAGATGAGCTCTAGCACTCTGACCAGCCCCCTAGAAGCATCCTGGGTCAGCAGCCAGAATGATTCCCCAAGTGATGCCAGCGAGGGGCCCGAGTACTTGGCCATTGGCAACCTGGACCCCCGAGGCCGGACTGCCAGCTGTCAGAGTCACAGCAGCAATGCTGAGAGCAGCAGCTCCAACTTGTTCTCCTCCAGCAGCTCGCAGAAGCCAGATTCTGCTGCTTCTTCCCTAGGCGAGCAGGAAGGAGACGGGCAGAGCCAGCTGTCCAGCATCCTTCGCAGGTCCAGCTTCTCGGAAGGGCAGACACTCCCTGCCACCAGTGGAACAAAAAAGAGCCACACTCGCTCCCATTCAGATACCAACATTGCCTCCAGAGGAGCCTCAG AATCCTGCAATGATAAGTCGAAGTTGAGAGGCCCCTTGCCTTACTCTGGCCAAAGCAGTGAAGTCAGCACACCCAGCTCTCTGTACATGGAGTATG AGGGTGGTCAGTACCTGTGCTCAGGGGAGGGCATGTTCCGAAGACCATCAGAAGGACAGTCCCTCATCAGTTACCTGTCGGAGCAAGACTTTGGAAGCTGTGCAGACCTGGAAAAG GAGAATGCCCACTTCAGCATCTCAGAGTCCTTGATTGCTGCCATTGAGCTAATGAAGTGCAATATGATGAGCCAGTGCctagaagaggaggaagaagaggaggaagacagcGATAGAGAGATCCAGGAACTGAAGCAGAAGATCCGCCTTCGTCGCCAGCAGATCCGCACCAAGAACCTTCTCCCCGTGTACCAGGAGACAGAGCATGGAA GCTTTCGGGTCACTTCTAGCAGCTCCCAGTTCAGCTCACGTGATTCAACACAGTTCTCTGACTCCGGCTCTGCTGATGAGGTTGATGAATTTGAAATTCAAG ATGCTGACATCAGAAGGAGCACAGCCTCACACAGCAAATCCTTCACTTCCTCCCAACCCTt CTCCCACTGCTTCCTTCACTCCACATCTGCAGAGGCAGTGGCCATGGGACTCCTGAAGCAGTTCGAAGGCATGCAACTCCCAGCTGCCTCAGAGCTAGAATGGCTAGTTCCAGAGCATGATGCCCCTCAGAAG CTCCTGCCCATCCCGGACTCACTGCCCATCTCACCAGACGACGGGCAGCACGCTGACATCTACAAGCTGCGGATTCGTGTTCGTGGCAACCTGGAGTGGGCCCCACCCCGACCTCAGATCATTTTCAATGTTCATCCAGCCCCGAC GAGGAAGATTGCTGTGGCCAAGCAGAATTACCGCTGTGCCGGGTGCGGCATTCGGACTGACCCTG ATTACATCAAGCGGCTGCGGTACTGTGAGTACTTGGGCAAGTACTTCTGCCAGTGCTGCCATGAAAATGCCCAGGTGGTCATCCCCAGCCGCGTTCTGCGCAAGTGGGACTTCAGCAAGTACTATGTCAGCAATTTCTCCAAGGACCTGCTCATCAAGATCTGGAATGACCCTCTCTTCAACGTGCAGGACATCAACAGTGCCCTCTATCGGAAGGTCAAGCTGCTCAACCAAGTCCGG CTGCTGCGGATCCAGCTGTATCACATGAAGAACATGTTCAAGACATGCCGACTGGCCAAAGA GCTTCTGGATTCCTTTGACACAGTTCCCGGCCACCTGACCGAGGATCTCCACCTGTACTCACTGAATGACCTGACTGCAACCAGGAAGGGGGAGTTGGGACCCCGGCTCGCTGAGCTCaccagggcaggggctgcccaCGTAGAGCGATGCATG CTCTGCCAAGCCAAGGGCTTCATCTGTGAGTTCTGTCAGAATGAGGAGGACATCATCTTTCCTTTTGAGCTCCATAAGTGCCGGACCTGTGAAG AATGTAAAGCGTGTTACCATAAAGCTTGCTTCAAGTCTGGAAGCTGTCCCCGGTGCGAGCGGCTGCAGGCCCGGCGGGAATTGCTGGCCAAACAGAGCCTGGAGTCTTACATGTCAGACTATGAGGAGGAACCCACTGAAGCCTTGGCCCTCGAGGCCACTGTTCTGGAGGCCACCTGA
- the RUBCN gene encoding run domain Beclin-1-interacting and cysteine-rich domain-containing protein isoform X37 yields MRPEGAGMDLGGCEERLPEASRREHWQLLGNLKTTVEGLVSANSPNVWSKYGGLERLCRDMQSILYHGLIHDQVCCRQTDYWQFVKDIRWLSPHSALHVEKFISLHENSQSSTDGVSEHAVAELWLQHSLQCHCLSAQLRPLLGDKQYIRKFYTDTAFLLSNAHVTAMLQCLEAVEQNNPRLLAQIDASMFARKHESPLLVTKSQSLTALPGSTYTPPTSYAQHSYFGSFSSLHQSVPNHGSERRSTSLSLSGPPRKPQESREHVSPAQDQAFQASLLPVSALARDSSSTPNEMSSSTLTSPLEASWVSSQNDSPSDASEGPEYLAIGNLDPRGRTASCQSHSSNAESSSSNLFSSSSSQKPDSAASSLGEQEGDGQSQLSSILRRSSFSEGQTLPATSGTKKSHTRSHSDTNIASRGASGGPRNITIIVEDPIAEGGQYLCSGEGMFRRPSEGQSLISYLSEQDFGSCADLEKENAHFSISESLIAAIELMKCNMMSQCLEEEEEEEEDSDREIQELKQKIRLRRQQIRTKNLLPVYQETEHGTGFRVTSSSSQFSSRDSTQFSDSGSADEVDEFEIQDGSEGSNLTHMSKNGLSVSMASMFSDADIRRSTASHSKSFTSSQPFSHCFLHSTSAEAVAMGLLKQFEGMQLPAASELEWLVPEHDAPQKLLPIPDSLPISPDDGQHADIYKLRIRVRGNLEWAPPRPQIIFNVHPAPTRKIAVAKQNYRCAGCGIRTDPDYIKRLRYCEYLGKYFCQCCHENAQVVIPSRVLRKWDFSKYYVSNFSKDLLIKIWNDPLFNVQDINSALYRKVKLLNQVRLLRIQLYHMKNMFKTCRLAKELLDSFDTVPGHLTEDLHLYSLNDLTATRKGELGPRLAELTRAGAAHVERCMLCQAKGFICEFCQNEEDIIFPFELHKCRTCEECKACYHKACFKSGSCPRCERLQARRELLAKQSLESYMSDYEEEPTEALALEATVLEAT; encoded by the exons GAGGGAGCACTGGCAGTTGCTGGGTAATTTGAAGACTACTGTGGAGGGTTTGGTGTCAGCCAACAGTCCGAACGTCTGGTCCAAGTATGGTGGCCTGGAGCGGCTTTGCAGGGACATGCAGAGCATCCTCTATCATGGGCTCATCCATGACCAG GTGTGTTGCCGCCAGACTGATTACTGGCAGTTTGTGAAGGACATCCGCTGGCTCAGTCCCCACTCAGCCCTTCATGTGGAGAAG TTCATCAGCTTACACGAGAATAGCCAGAGCAGCACTGATGGTGTGAGTGAGCATGCTGTTGCTGAATTGTGGCTGCAGCACAGCTTGCAGTGCCACTGTCTCTCCGCCCAGCTCCGACCACTGCTCGGGGACAAGCAGTATATCAGAAAATTCTACACAG ATACTGCTTTCCTGCTAAGCAACGCCCACGTCACGGCCATGCTCCAGTGCCTGGAAGCAGTTGAACAGAACAACCCCCGCCTCCTGGCTCAGATTGATGCATCTATG TTTGCCAGAAAGCATGAGAGCCCGCTGCTGGTAACAAAGAGCCAGAGCCTGACAGCCCTGCCCGGTTCCACATACACCCCTCCGACCAGCTATGCTCAGCATTCCTACTTTGGGTCCTTCTCTAGCCTCCACCAGTCCGTACCCAACCACGGCTCAG AAAGAAGATCTACTTCCTTGTCACTCTCTGGCCCTCCCCGAAAACCTCAAGAAAGCAGAGAGCACGTCTCACCGGCACAGGATCAAGCCTTCCAAGCCTCCCTGCTTCCAGTCTCTGCATTAGCCAGGGATTCCTCCTCAACCCCAAATGAGATGAGCTCTAGCACTCTGACCAGCCCCCTAGAAGCATCCTGGGTCAGCAGCCAGAATGATTCCCCAAGTGATGCCAGCGAGGGGCCCGAGTACTTGGCCATTGGCAACCTGGACCCCCGAGGCCGGACTGCCAGCTGTCAGAGTCACAGCAGCAATGCTGAGAGCAGCAGCTCCAACTTGTTCTCCTCCAGCAGCTCGCAGAAGCCAGATTCTGCTGCTTCTTCCCTAGGCGAGCAGGAAGGAGACGGGCAGAGCCAGCTGTCCAGCATCCTTCGCAGGTCCAGCTTCTCGGAAGGGCAGACACTCCCTGCCACCAGTGGAACAAAAAAGAGCCACACTCGCTCCCATTCAGATACCAACATTGCCTCCAGAGGAGCCTCAG GAGGCCCCAGGAATATCACCATTATAGTTGAAGATCCCATTGCAG AGGGTGGTCAGTACCTGTGCTCAGGGGAGGGCATGTTCCGAAGACCATCAGAAGGACAGTCCCTCATCAGTTACCTGTCGGAGCAAGACTTTGGAAGCTGTGCAGACCTGGAAAAG GAGAATGCCCACTTCAGCATCTCAGAGTCCTTGATTGCTGCCATTGAGCTAATGAAGTGCAATATGATGAGCCAGTGCctagaagaggaggaagaagaggaggaagacagcGATAGAGAGATCCAGGAACTGAAGCAGAAGATCCGCCTTCGTCGCCAGCAGATCCGCACCAAGAACCTTCTCCCCGTGTACCAGGAGACAGAGCATGGAA caGGCTTTCGGGTCACTTCTAGCAGCTCCCAGTTCAGCTCACGTGATTCAACACAGTTCTCTGACTCCGGCTCTGCTGATGAGGTTGATGAATTTGAAATTCAAG ATGGTAGCGAAGGATCTAACCTGACTCACATGTCAAAGAATGGACTCTCAGTGTCAATGGCCTCGATGTTTTCAG ATGCTGACATCAGAAGGAGCACAGCCTCACACAGCAAATCCTTCACTTCCTCCCAACCCTt CTCCCACTGCTTCCTTCACTCCACATCTGCAGAGGCAGTGGCCATGGGACTCCTGAAGCAGTTCGAAGGCATGCAACTCCCAGCTGCCTCAGAGCTAGAATGGCTAGTTCCAGAGCATGATGCCCCTCAGAAG CTCCTGCCCATCCCGGACTCACTGCCCATCTCACCAGACGACGGGCAGCACGCTGACATCTACAAGCTGCGGATTCGTGTTCGTGGCAACCTGGAGTGGGCCCCACCCCGACCTCAGATCATTTTCAATGTTCATCCAGCCCCGAC GAGGAAGATTGCTGTGGCCAAGCAGAATTACCGCTGTGCCGGGTGCGGCATTCGGACTGACCCTG ATTACATCAAGCGGCTGCGGTACTGTGAGTACTTGGGCAAGTACTTCTGCCAGTGCTGCCATGAAAATGCCCAGGTGGTCATCCCCAGCCGCGTTCTGCGCAAGTGGGACTTCAGCAAGTACTATGTCAGCAATTTCTCCAAGGACCTGCTCATCAAGATCTGGAATGACCCTCTCTTCAACGTGCAGGACATCAACAGTGCCCTCTATCGGAAGGTCAAGCTGCTCAACCAAGTCCGG CTGCTGCGGATCCAGCTGTATCACATGAAGAACATGTTCAAGACATGCCGACTGGCCAAAGA GCTTCTGGATTCCTTTGACACAGTTCCCGGCCACCTGACCGAGGATCTCCACCTGTACTCACTGAATGACCTGACTGCAACCAGGAAGGGGGAGTTGGGACCCCGGCTCGCTGAGCTCaccagggcaggggctgcccaCGTAGAGCGATGCATG CTCTGCCAAGCCAAGGGCTTCATCTGTGAGTTCTGTCAGAATGAGGAGGACATCATCTTTCCTTTTGAGCTCCATAAGTGCCGGACCTGTGAAG AATGTAAAGCGTGTTACCATAAAGCTTGCTTCAAGTCTGGAAGCTGTCCCCGGTGCGAGCGGCTGCAGGCCCGGCGGGAATTGCTGGCCAAACAGAGCCTGGAGTCTTACATGTCAGACTATGAGGAGGAACCCACTGAAGCCTTGGCCCTCGAGGCCACTGTTCTGGAGGCCACCTGA